One Calditrichota bacterium DNA segment encodes these proteins:
- the porV gene encoding type IX secretion system outer membrane channel protein PorV, whose translation MKRSIVIISLLLLIVIGAQQAFAVSEAAVLFLMIAPGSRAAGMGNAFVAIADDPYATFYNPAGLAYVYGRKATIMHVNWLPGLVSDMFYDYLAFTMSIEGLGTIGVNVAYINMGENQGMDEFGNPTEKFFSSEYAIAATYGTTVTDDLAVGVGLRFIRSNLAPFSAGQQKGSGQASAFSFDVGLLYTFPFLNDRLKYGMAITNMGPKIVYIDEAQADPLPTNFRAGFAFHLINQKYNKLTLSTEINKLLVTPPKNENDQADPFYEAIITSWYDEPFQRELDKITRAVGIEYIYNNLIALRGGYYFDKEGKVKYLTFGAGIQYSLYSFDFSYVSAEQGHPLANTMRYTMQIGF comes from the coding sequence ATGAAACGCTCAATCGTCATCATTTCTTTGCTATTGCTAATCGTCATTGGCGCACAACAAGCGTTTGCAGTGAGCGAAGCTGCGGTTTTGTTTTTAATGATTGCGCCGGGATCGCGCGCAGCGGGCATGGGAAATGCGTTTGTCGCCATCGCCGATGACCCGTATGCAACTTTCTACAATCCTGCGGGACTCGCTTATGTTTACGGCCGAAAAGCCACTATCATGCACGTAAATTGGCTGCCGGGACTTGTCTCCGATATGTTTTATGATTACCTGGCATTTACCATGAGCATCGAAGGTCTGGGAACGATCGGCGTGAATGTCGCTTACATCAACATGGGCGAAAATCAAGGGATGGATGAATTTGGCAATCCAACTGAGAAATTTTTCAGCAGCGAATACGCCATCGCAGCGACTTACGGGACAACCGTCACAGACGATCTGGCCGTTGGCGTGGGTTTACGGTTCATCAGAAGCAATTTGGCTCCGTTCAGCGCCGGTCAACAAAAAGGATCAGGACAGGCCAGCGCCTTTTCTTTTGACGTCGGTCTTTTGTACACCTTCCCTTTTCTCAATGATCGCCTCAAATATGGCATGGCAATCACTAACATGGGACCGAAAATTGTTTACATCGACGAAGCCCAGGCAGACCCGCTGCCGACAAATTTTCGCGCCGGTTTTGCTTTTCATCTCATCAATCAAAAATACAATAAATTGACTCTTTCCACGGAGATCAACAAATTATTGGTCACTCCGCCTAAAAACGAAAACGATCAAGCTGATCCGTTTTATGAGGCAATAATTACGTCCTGGTACGATGAGCCTTTTCAGCGCGAGCTGGACAAAATCACGCGCGCCGTTGGCATCGAATATATTTACAACAATCTCATCGCCCTGCGCGGCGGCTACTATTTTGACAAAGAAGGAAAGGTAAAATACCTGACTTTCGGCGCCGGCATTCAATATTCACTGTACAGCTTTGATTTCAGTTACGTCTCCGCGGAACAGGGACACCCGCTGGCGAATACCATGCGCTACACGATGCAAATCGGTTTTTAA